Proteins encoded together in one Entomobacter blattae window:
- a CDS encoding phage tail tip lysozyme: protein MRKRPYSSGRKKRTGLFGGVPVSGGGSLLKSPIIKASSQRQYWQRLSQKAFLLAGEEGEEEVEPPQKQRRTTGNAQRLSLTRKLKNKKNIPRSLSRVGRAKRKRDEGDQARIDQEGQKNFAELWPYYRQIAQWTMRFYAPLFYAPLLASILGGNDPAGSPKEKNGVLLPRLRINNAPLLLPVGGLQLPAGRQDLPLIQSAAMEQESPGKALASGGDVSAFSRLAGLVQGLVLANSQWGAAEGTRPGWTRPRETRLGETRLEGGRVGAFSLTWPLAGRNTLGTLGGRQNGAGLRQGLPALGPDVSLQGMGGGSSFPQGAFSHSDEGGDEGGKGFAGGVPQRIATILRARHWDTANIAAILARISLESGFDPTRVGDNGQAHGLLQWHPEREANFVALFGHPLRQASIEEQALFIDWELRHTEQAAGHALSQADTAWEAGYTVSRRYVRPGLTHQQREREARRTAQLAMLLAQNQARWAMGHMQAGGYAFIGSSAFFKEEIPYYNTTLQGAMPRGQTSGEAAYTIARGYEPRGERSTVSPQERGAYAMCPLTANSAGLGGSSVLSMQANPYALQANTGMI from the coding sequence ATGAGGAAAAGACCTTATAGTTCTGGTCGAAAGAAGCGTACTGGCCTCTTTGGGGGTGTTCCTGTTTCTGGTGGGGGCAGCTTGTTAAAGAGCCCGATCATTAAGGCCTCATCACAGAGACAGTACTGGCAAAGGCTTTCTCAAAAAGCCTTTTTACTAGCGGGAGAAGAGGGCGAGGAAGAAGTGGAACCCCCACAAAAGCAGCGCCGTACAACAGGCAATGCTCAACGCTTAAGCCTTACTCGGAAATTGAAAAATAAGAAAAATATCCCCCGTTCTTTATCCAGGGTAGGTCGGGCCAAGAGGAAGCGGGATGAAGGAGATCAGGCCAGGATCGATCAAGAAGGGCAGAAAAATTTTGCAGAATTATGGCCTTATTACCGCCAGATTGCTCAATGGACCATGCGTTTTTATGCACCACTTTTTTACGCACCACTTCTGGCGAGCATTTTGGGGGGGAATGATCCGGCAGGGTCTCCAAAGGAAAAAAACGGTGTTTTATTACCACGATTGAGGATAAATAATGCACCCTTATTGCTCCCTGTCGGGGGTTTACAGCTCCCTGCAGGGAGGCAAGATCTTCCCCTTATACAGTCAGCAGCGATGGAGCAAGAGAGCCCAGGAAAAGCCTTGGCATCGGGGGGCGATGTTTCAGCCTTTTCCCGTTTGGCAGGTTTGGTACAAGGCTTGGTATTGGCTAACTCACAATGGGGTGCGGCAGAGGGGACAAGACCAGGATGGACAAGGCCAAGAGAGACAAGATTAGGAGAGACGAGATTAGAAGGGGGAAGAGTAGGGGCTTTCTCTTTAACTTGGCCTTTGGCTGGCCGGAACACTCTCGGCACTCTAGGGGGTAGGCAGAACGGGGCTGGCCTGCGGCAAGGGCTCCCGGCACTTGGGCCGGATGTTTCGCTTCAAGGTATGGGAGGAGGGTCGTCATTCCCGCAAGGGGCTTTTTCTCATAGCGATGAGGGGGGCGATGAGGGAGGAAAGGGTTTTGCAGGGGGAGTGCCCCAACGTATAGCAACCATATTACGTGCCCGCCATTGGGATACAGCCAATATCGCAGCCATTCTGGCTCGCATTTCGCTGGAATCTGGTTTTGACCCGACCCGGGTAGGCGATAACGGGCAAGCCCATGGTTTGCTGCAGTGGCACCCCGAGCGGGAGGCCAATTTTGTGGCCTTATTTGGGCATCCTTTACGCCAGGCGAGCATAGAGGAGCAAGCCTTATTTATTGATTGGGAATTGCGCCATACCGAACAGGCGGCAGGCCACGCCCTAAGCCAGGCCGATACTGCCTGGGAGGCAGGTTATACGGTTTCGCGTCGTTATGTCAGGCCTGGCTTAACCCACCAACAACGCGAGCGGGAGGCCAGGCGTACTGCACAGCTTGCCATGCTCCTTGCCCAAAACCAGGCGCGCTGGGCCATGGGGCACATGCAGGCAGGGGGGTATGCCTTTATTGGTTCCAGCGCTTTTTTCAAAGAGGAAATTCCTTACTATAATACCACCCTCCAGGGAGCCATGCCTAGGGGCCAAACGAGCGGTGAGGCCGCCTATACCATAGCGCGGGGTTATGAACCAAGAGGTGAGAGATCTACGGTGAGCCCCCAAGAGAGAGGCGCTTATGCCATGTGCCCCCTTACGGCTAATTCGGCAGGGCTGGGGGGTTCCAGCGTGCTGTCGATGCAAGCAAACCCTTATGCCTTACAGGCCAATACCGGTATGATATAG
- a CDS encoding phage baseplate plug family protein codes for MTSLVINLSVLSHQSVQVSLGGQNVRLVIDTKQGAGTFMDIYKDGGPVILGMQCRNRTPLVQLAYLGFVGDLAFYDMQGAEDPDYTGFGHRFILVWDSEALLQ; via the coding sequence ATGACCTCTTTGGTGATTAATCTTTCAGTGCTTTCTCACCAGTCTGTTCAAGTAAGCCTTGGCGGGCAGAATGTTCGGTTGGTGATTGATACCAAACAGGGTGCTGGCACATTTATGGATATTTATAAAGATGGGGGCCCTGTTATTTTGGGTATGCAGTGCCGCAATCGTACCCCTCTTGTGCAGTTGGCATATCTTGGTTTTGTTGGAGATTTGGCCTTTTATGACATGCAAGGGGCGGAAGATCCGGATTATACGGGCTTTGGGCACCGTTTTATTCTGGTATGGGATAGTGAGGCCCTATTACAATGA